The Desulfotignum phosphitoxidans DSM 13687 genome includes a region encoding these proteins:
- a CDS encoding nitrite reductase, giving the protein MKMAEKRKWSVGLSLAFFVFACLATTPVNAGDMDDAGKLYNQNCAVCHGADRGGYFAPALTKERLVNTTEAAIRSMAINGIPETQMPPWGGKLSTPELRKLSALFKNTSKEEVAFGMEEVRKSLEVYVEDISSLPSKPVYPIRNIHDLMGIMVRGRYSTDNSRVVFFDGRTHRQVGEIPTKHAPHNMNYNPVDLRWAYAVTDSGYLYKIDLYSMRAVRSIRTGLNGPSLAVSRDGNYVMAGSYVSHNAVILDAGTFEPVKFFDLKGENPDGQMVESDSGMITGTPFADYLVVALENAGQVWIIDCSKPDLPVTKIKNVGRHLHDAVLSPEGRYLTIASYEDGNFPVVDLKEKKVAVKIPGGCTPHFGSGAIIKVDGKSLGIGTNIGSCENTVVTVWDMETFDVVKQIPVLGPTESPAAHPDSKYVVVDIVGTGPDADKIQMIDKENLEVVKTITVGGHSHFPEYTAMGDYFYVSAGYKGDKLVIYKSDTMEKEKEIPLESPAGIFSHSRSKTVSIGLEDAL; this is encoded by the coding sequence ATGAAAATGGCAGAAAAACGTAAATGGTCCGTTGGTTTATCATTGGCGTTCTTTGTTTTCGCCTGTTTAGCAACGACCCCGGTCAATGCAGGCGATATGGATGATGCAGGCAAACTGTATAATCAGAATTGCGCGGTTTGCCATGGTGCCGACCGCGGCGGTTATTTCGCGCCGGCTTTGACTAAAGAAAGGCTCGTCAACACCACTGAAGCCGCTATCCGATCAATGGCTATCAACGGTATCCCGGAAACCCAGATGCCGCCCTGGGGCGGGAAGCTGAGCACTCCGGAATTGCGGAAATTGTCGGCTTTGTTCAAAAACACATCAAAAGAAGAAGTTGCCTTTGGCATGGAAGAGGTCAGAAAATCTTTGGAGGTATATGTTGAGGACATATCAAGCCTGCCTTCGAAGCCGGTATATCCGATCAGGAATATACACGACCTGATGGGAATCATGGTCAGGGGAAGATATTCCACGGATAACAGCAGGGTGGTTTTCTTTGACGGCAGAACACATCGTCAGGTCGGAGAAATTCCGACAAAGCATGCCCCCCATAACATGAATTACAACCCGGTTGACCTTCGCTGGGCTTATGCGGTAACCGACAGTGGATACCTTTACAAGATTGACCTTTATTCAATGCGCGCAGTGCGCAGCATTCGTACCGGATTAAACGGACCGTCGCTTGCTGTTTCCCGGGATGGAAATTATGTGATGGCAGGATCCTATGTCTCTCATAACGCGGTAATCCTGGATGCCGGGACTTTTGAACCAGTTAAGTTTTTTGATTTAAAAGGAGAAAATCCTGATGGCCAGATGGTGGAATCCGATTCCGGAATGATCACAGGAACACCGTTTGCCGATTACCTGGTTGTCGCTCTGGAGAATGCAGGTCAGGTCTGGATCATCGACTGCAGCAAGCCGGACTTGCCTGTAACCAAGATAAAGAATGTCGGCCGGCACTTACATGATGCGGTTTTATCACCGGAAGGAAGGTATTTAACCATTGCTTCTTATGAAGATGGCAATTTCCCGGTGGTTGATCTGAAAGAGAAAAAAGTGGCGGTGAAAATACCGGGGGGCTGCACGCCTCATTTTGGTTCAGGGGCAATTATAAAAGTTGACGGAAAATCTCTTGGAATCGGGACCAATATCGGAAGCTGTGAAAATACCGTTGTCACTGTCTGGGATATGGAAACCTTTGATGTGGTGAAGCAGATACCTGTTCTCGGCCCCACCGAATCACCGGCAGCCCATCCCGATTCCAAATATGTTGTCGTGGATATCGTGGGCACGGGCCCGGACGCGGATAAGATTCAGATGATCGATAAAGAGAATCTGGAGGTTGTAAAAACCATAACTGTCGGCGGGCATTCCCATTTTCCGGAATATACGGCAATGGGGGACTATTTCTATGTAAGCGCTGGATACAAGGGGGACAAGCTGGTTATCTACAAATCCGACACCATGGAAAAAGAAAAAGAGATCCCGCTTGAAAGCCCGGCGGGAATATTTTCTCATAGTCGTTCAAAGACGGTGTCAATCGGCCTGGAAGATGCGTTATAA
- a CDS encoding c-type cytochrome: protein MKNDNSFLKKESLKILIAGFAVLVLLIVVILKESQPEWQYYQHVFKEVLQGHTDQELDSSDIPSGVKQIHLPDAGRVDRCQTCHLGIDMRGLEQAPLPYQTHPGTGILWYHPAEQFGCTLCHEGQGYALTKAEAHGEIPREQWPRPILPEDYLQASCGKCHNPELMEQDAPELFAGRQLYKDKGCKECHRIGPVGGSIGPEHSNLARFSIKYLEEAVMNPPQESVMPDIGFTREGVQPLVVYMLSLDSKFDDEVPLKYKKLLSKNQVTSSFLVAGYPLTQNQKRGRK from the coding sequence ATGAAAAATGATAACAGTTTTTTAAAAAAAGAATCATTGAAAATCCTGATCGCAGGCTTTGCCGTCCTCGTTTTGTTAATTGTGGTGATTCTAAAAGAGTCGCAGCCTGAATGGCAGTATTATCAACACGTTTTTAAAGAGGTTTTGCAGGGGCATACCGACCAGGAACTGGACAGCAGTGACATCCCGTCCGGGGTTAAACAGATACATCTGCCTGATGCGGGTCGGGTGGATCGCTGCCAGACCTGTCATCTTGGCATTGATATGCGTGGATTGGAACAAGCCCCTTTGCCGTATCAAACCCATCCGGGAACCGGTATTCTCTGGTATCATCCTGCTGAACAGTTTGGCTGCACCCTTTGCCATGAAGGACAGGGATATGCCTTAACCAAAGCAGAGGCTCACGGGGAAATACCAAGAGAACAATGGCCACGGCCAATTCTGCCTGAAGACTATCTACAGGCCTCGTGCGGAAAATGTCATAATCCTGAACTCATGGAACAGGATGCCCCGGAATTGTTTGCCGGCAGGCAGTTATACAAAGACAAGGGGTGCAAAGAATGCCACCGGATCGGTCCGGTGGGTGGAAGTATAGGACCTGAACATAGCAACCTTGCGCGATTCAGCATCAAATACCTGGAAGAAGCGGTGATGAATCCTCCTCAGGAATCGGTAATGCCGGACATAGGTTTTACCAGGGAAGGCGTTCAGCCCCTTGTTGTTTATATGTTAAGCCTGGATTCAAAATTCGATGATGAAGTTCCGCTTAAATATAAAAAATTATTGTCGAAAAATCAGGTAACCAGCAGCTTTCTTGTTGCTGGTTACCCTTTAACCCAAAATCAAAAGAGGGGGAGAAAATGA
- a CDS encoding cytochrome b — MGIWKKFSNKIVTGWDPVQSFEKKDAIDRIFWVHFLPNDNEVSPRSYSLSYSLYLGTIAAAIFAILCITGLLLMFRYVPSVEHAYWSVKDINFIFPFGWFIRSLHLISAYFMISFVFLHLCRTFYTGAFKKGKRENTNGWLNWLAGVVLLLLTLAMAYTGYLLPWDQVSYWGAVIGTNIIKSIPIIGDELRYFVLGGNAIGQNFLSRIFILHVLLLPFLAMLFISYHFWRNKKDGGMACDDNIESHSDNGSVNSHTLAASKPDTLHDTPLFLQRLIWVFLSTLAFAVLLALFINIPIEAPADPVNAPNPAKAPWFLLWMQELVATTTISIGQYRINGGLVGGVLIPAILLIWLALVPFFDKSPSEATGVWFHRTRLRQNVVFTAIALAIILLIFFAYFCRGPNWDFFWPWEAWPGAH, encoded by the coding sequence GTGGGCATTTGGAAGAAATTTTCCAATAAAATCGTTACCGGCTGGGACCCCGTCCAGTCATTTGAAAAAAAAGATGCAATCGATCGTATCTTCTGGGTACATTTTCTGCCCAATGATAATGAAGTGTCCCCGAGGAGCTATTCCCTCTCGTATTCCCTATATCTTGGGACAATAGCAGCCGCAATTTTTGCGATACTTTGTATAACCGGACTGCTTTTGATGTTTCGGTATGTTCCGTCAGTTGAACATGCGTACTGGAGTGTTAAGGATATAAATTTTATTTTCCCTTTTGGCTGGTTCATTCGCAGCCTCCACCTGATTTCCGCCTATTTTATGATCAGTTTTGTCTTTTTGCATTTGTGCAGAACTTTTTATACCGGTGCATTTAAAAAGGGAAAAAGAGAGAACACCAATGGATGGCTGAACTGGCTTGCGGGGGTTGTGCTGCTGCTGCTTACCCTGGCCATGGCCTATACCGGATATCTCCTTCCCTGGGACCAGGTCAGCTATTGGGGTGCTGTCATCGGAACAAATATAATAAAGTCTATTCCGATAATCGGAGATGAACTCAGATATTTCGTTCTTGGCGGAAACGCGATAGGGCAGAATTTCCTGTCCCGCATCTTCATCCTTCATGTGCTGCTGCTGCCCTTCCTGGCAATGCTTTTTATTTCATATCATTTTTGGAGAAATAAAAAAGATGGCGGAATGGCGTGTGATGACAATATAGAATCCCACTCCGACAACGGTTCGGTAAATAGTCATACGCTGGCCGCGTCAAAACCGGATACATTGCATGACACCCCCTTGTTTTTGCAAAGGCTTATATGGGTTTTTCTTTCAACCCTTGCGTTCGCTGTACTGTTGGCGCTGTTCATTAATATTCCGATTGAGGCCCCGGCCGATCCGGTAAATGCGCCAAACCCGGCAAAAGCTCCTTGGTTCCTGTTATGGATGCAGGAACTTGTTGCCACCACGACCATAAGCATAGGCCAATACCGGATAAACGGCGGATTGGTCGGCGGAGTGCTTATCCCCGCAATTTTGCTTATCTGGCTGGCACTGGTTCCGTTTTTCGACAAAAGTCCTTCTGAGGCGACCGGCGTTTGGTTTCACCGCACTCGGTTGCGGCAGAATGTCGTATTTACAGCAATTGCGCTGGCAATTATTCTGCTGATCTTTTTTGCCTACTTTTGCCGGGGCCCGAACTGGGATTTCTTCTGGCCCTGGGAGGCTTGGCCGGGGGCACATTAA
- a CDS encoding QcrA and Rieske domain-containing protein produces the protein MKYFQRRKLLKFFFIFVIFGGIVGQAVYILIKFFLPKANYGPPQRIKIGAPHKFSDGPNFLSEHQIFVIKEGNKFHAISSVCTHLGCNVTVKKLTGPKTVTVSGKEIEEKWEFHCPCHGSSFYGDGTPYTGPAPSPLPAFKLSVSTVERKLIVDKGSEVSADWRLTV, from the coding sequence ATGAAATATTTTCAAAGACGGAAACTGCTTAAGTTTTTTTTTATTTTCGTCATATTTGGCGGGATAGTTGGCCAGGCGGTCTATATACTCATCAAATTTTTTTTACCAAAGGCGAATTACGGCCCTCCTCAACGAATAAAGATAGGCGCGCCCCATAAATTTTCAGATGGCCCCAATTTTCTTTCGGAACATCAAATCTTTGTTATAAAGGAGGGCAATAAATTCCATGCTATCTCCTCTGTTTGTACCCATCTGGGCTGCAACGTCACCGTCAAGAAGCTTACTGGGCCAAAGACAGTGACTGTTAGCGGTAAAGAAATTGAAGAGAAATGGGAGTTCCATTGCCCCTGTCATGGTTCAAGTTTTTATGGTGACGGAACGCCTTATACAGGACCAGCTCCCTCTCCTCTTCCCGCATTTAAATTGTCAGTTTCGACTGTTGAAAGAAAGCTCATAGTCGATAAGGGCTCCGAGGTGAGTGCGGATTGGAGGTTAACCGTTTAG
- a CDS encoding hemerythrin domain-containing protein — MKSTDQLKNEHEGIKIVFRVLRKMCESLQSNQTIDTGHFEGILEFFEIFVDKCHHGKEEDLLFPAMEQAGIPRQGPIEAMLSEHTTGRGHIKAIRRKFARFQSGDTAVSGALADECEQYILLMLDHIYKENNILYPMGEARFSRETDEKLYQDFDTLETERIGTGKHEAFHQMIDELTQIYLD, encoded by the coding sequence ATGAAATCCACGGACCAGCTGAAAAATGAGCATGAAGGAATAAAGATCGTATTTCGTGTGCTCAGAAAAATGTGTGAATCCCTTCAATCAAATCAAACCATTGACACTGGCCATTTTGAGGGAATCCTGGAATTTTTTGAAATATTTGTGGACAAATGCCATCACGGGAAAGAAGAAGACCTGCTGTTTCCAGCCATGGAACAGGCCGGCATTCCCAGGCAGGGACCCATCGAAGCGATGCTGTCGGAACACACCACCGGCCGGGGCCATATCAAAGCCATCCGCCGGAAATTTGCCCGGTTCCAGTCCGGCGACACTGCTGTGTCCGGGGCGCTGGCCGATGAATGCGAACAATACATCCTGCTGATGCTCGACCACATCTACAAAGAAAACAATATTCTGTATCCCATGGGAGAAGCCCGTTTTTCCCGGGAAACCGATGAGAAACTGTATCAGGACTTTGACACCCTTGAAACCGAAAGAATCGGCACGGGCAAACATGAAGCCTTTCATCAGATGATCGATGAATTGACGCAAATCTATCTGGACTGA
- a CDS encoding beta/alpha barrel domain-containing protein: MFFLPSSFERTAQETQGLYFKIIKKMLETVDIPVSLKISPYFTDLGPMIQQLSRTGVKGLVLFNRFFSPDFDIDQFDIQPSFTFSTPSDLAVSLRWIAMMSERTDCDLAASTGVHDSNALIKQILAGANAVQTVSCLYKNGTGYIKTLLEGLEIWMHNKGFRQIADFRGKMSQAKSKDPALYERTQFMKYFGRKKM, from the coding sequence ATGTTTTTTCTGCCTTCCAGTTTTGAAAGAACCGCACAGGAAACTCAGGGGCTCTATTTCAAGATCATCAAAAAAATGCTTGAAACAGTGGATATCCCGGTTTCCCTGAAAATAAGCCCCTATTTCACCGACCTGGGGCCCATGATTCAACAATTGTCCCGGACCGGTGTCAAGGGGCTGGTGCTGTTCAACCGGTTTTTCAGCCCGGATTTTGACATTGACCAATTTGACATCCAGCCGTCTTTTACGTTCAGCACACCCTCGGATCTGGCTGTTTCGCTTCGGTGGATCGCAATGATGTCTGAACGGACAGATTGCGATCTGGCCGCATCCACCGGCGTTCACGACAGTAACGCCTTGATCAAGCAGATACTTGCCGGGGCAAATGCGGTCCAGACCGTCTCCTGCCTGTATAAAAACGGTACCGGTTACATCAAAACCCTGCTGGAGGGCCTTGAGATCTGGATGCATAACAAGGGATTCAGACAGATTGCCGATTTCAGAGGCAAGATGAGCCAGGCAAAAAGCAAAGACCCCGCGCTTTATGAAAGAACCCAGTTCATGAAATACTTTGGCAGAAAGAAAATGTAA
- a CDS encoding molybdopterin-dependent oxidoreductase — MSQKSVLSSLRFFRPRGEKQGCREEKTAAGWAETRCGQREWEDLYRRRSQYDKKVRSTHGVNCTGSCSWDVFVKDGVLVWETQATDYPASGEGVPNHEPRGCPRGATYSWYTYSPVRLKHPLVRSCLLDMWRQALGQTDDPVVAWESIATDKEKRRRFHQARGKGGFVRVDWDEAAALIAAALVHTIKKYGPDRVFGFSPIPAMSMVCYAAGARFLSLIGASMLSFYDWYCDLPPASPQIWGEQTDVPESADWFESSYFIVWGTNLPMTRTPDAHFFTEARYRGTRVAAVAPDYAEYVKFADTWLPARAGTDAALAMAMTHVVLKEFYMDRQVSYFMDYARQFTDLPFLVVLEQGTDSETPGRFLRAADFGLKTNNAQWKTVVYDAASGDFAVPNGSIGFRWNEQGNWNLEMKADGEPVYPLLGFAEKNDGWRTVAFPVFTETGSTVRKGLVPCKAVPTPDGDLHVTTVFDLMAAHLGVPQKNTPSTTEKGSFDYPADYKDPAPFSPAWQEKITGVPAQDAIRVAREFAENAEKTSGKSMIFLGAGTNHWYHSDMIYRTIINLTTLCGCQGVNGGGWAHYVGQEKVRPQAAWAQVAFGLDWQRPPRQQNGTSFYYFATDQWRYDTFRPETVQSPLAKQPAAQHMADYNVTAARLGWLALLSPVQLQSG; from the coding sequence ATGTCGCAGAAATCTGTTTTGTCATCGCTTCGTTTTTTCCGGCCCCGCGGGGAAAAGCAGGGCTGCCGGGAAGAAAAAACCGCAGCAGGCTGGGCTGAAACCCGCTGCGGTCAGAGAGAATGGGAGGATCTTTACCGGCGCCGCTCCCAGTATGATAAAAAAGTCCGGTCCACCCACGGGGTCAATTGTACCGGCTCCTGTTCCTGGGATGTCTTTGTCAAAGACGGTGTCCTGGTATGGGAGACCCAGGCCACGGACTATCCGGCCTCCGGGGAAGGGGTTCCCAACCACGAGCCCCGCGGCTGCCCCCGGGGGGCCACTTATTCCTGGTACACGTACAGCCCGGTACGACTGAAGCATCCCCTGGTCCGGTCGTGCCTGCTGGACATGTGGCGTCAGGCCCTGGGGCAAACCGATGATCCGGTGGTTGCCTGGGAAAGTATTGCCACAGACAAAGAAAAACGGCGCCGCTTTCATCAGGCCCGGGGCAAAGGCGGGTTTGTGCGGGTGGACTGGGATGAAGCCGCCGCCCTGATTGCCGCGGCCCTGGTTCACACCATCAAAAAATACGGCCCGGACCGGGTATTCGGATTTTCGCCCATTCCAGCCATGTCCATGGTGTGTTATGCTGCCGGGGCCCGGTTCCTGTCACTCATCGGCGCATCCATGCTCAGCTTCTACGACTGGTACTGCGACCTGCCCCCGGCTTCTCCCCAGATATGGGGCGAACAGACGGATGTACCTGAAAGCGCTGACTGGTTTGAATCATCCTACTTCATTGTCTGGGGGACCAACCTGCCCATGACCCGGACGCCGGACGCCCATTTTTTCACCGAAGCCCGTTACCGGGGAACCCGGGTGGCTGCCGTGGCACCGGACTACGCCGAATATGTCAAGTTCGCCGACACCTGGCTGCCGGCCCGGGCCGGCACGGACGCGGCCCTGGCCATGGCCATGACCCATGTGGTTCTCAAGGAGTTTTACATGGACCGGCAGGTGTCCTATTTCATGGATTACGCCAGACAGTTCACAGACCTGCCTTTTTTAGTGGTACTTGAACAGGGAACGGACAGCGAAACCCCGGGACGGTTTCTGCGTGCCGCGGATTTCGGTCTGAAAACCAACAACGCCCAGTGGAAAACCGTGGTGTATGATGCAGCGTCAGGCGATTTTGCCGTGCCCAACGGAAGTATCGGTTTCCGCTGGAACGAACAGGGCAACTGGAACCTTGAAATGAAGGCCGATGGTGAGCCGGTCTATCCCCTGCTGGGGTTTGCAGAAAAAAACGACGGCTGGCGCACCGTGGCCTTTCCCGTTTTTACCGAGACCGGCTCGACCGTCAGAAAAGGACTGGTACCCTGTAAGGCTGTCCCCACCCCGGACGGGGACCTGCACGTGACCACGGTATTTGACCTGATGGCCGCTCACCTGGGGGTGCCGCAGAAAAATACCCCATCGACAACGGAAAAGGGCTCTTTCGACTATCCGGCAGATTATAAAGATCCCGCACCTTTTTCACCGGCATGGCAGGAAAAGATCACGGGCGTGCCGGCCCAGGATGCCATCCGGGTGGCACGTGAATTTGCCGAAAATGCCGAAAAAACAAGCGGCAAATCCATGATCTTTTTAGGGGCCGGGACCAACCACTGGTACCACAGTGACATGATCTACCGCACCATCATCAACCTGACCACCCTGTGCGGGTGCCAGGGCGTGAACGGCGGCGGATGGGCCCATTATGTGGGCCAGGAAAAAGTGCGGCCCCAGGCAGCCTGGGCTCAGGTGGCCTTCGGCCTGGACTGGCAGCGGCCGCCGCGCCAGCAGAACGGCACCTCTTTTTATTATTTTGCTACAGACCAGTGGCGGTATGACACTTTTCGGCCGGAAACGGTTCAGTCTCCTCTGGCAAAACAGCCGGCAGCGCAGCACATGGCCGACTACAACGTGACAGCGGCCCGTCTGGGCTGGCTTGCCCTCTTATCCCCAGTTCAACTGCAATCCGGTTGA
- a CDS encoding molybdopterin dinucleotide binding domain-containing protein yields the protein MPSYPQFNCNPVELVKEAMAAGASTDEEIVDFAVKKIKSGNLRFAIEDPDHPDNFPRMLFLWRANLLGASSKGHEYFLKHLLGTDHAVLNSESDLRPEKIKWRDPAPEGKLDLMVTLELRMSTSAMYADIALPAAGWYEMHDLSTTDMHPFIHPFNPAIDPPWESRTNWEQFKTIAEKFSELASDHLGTVKDLVATPLMHDTPGEIAQDRVQDWHHSECDPVPGKTMPALTVVTRDYPNTFKKMTSLGPLAASAGVGAKGVMWHADTETEALKTALGKVTEGIAQGQPVMETEKQAAETILMLAPETNGATAVKSWETLEKRTGMSLRHLSRGRQDERICFDDLTVQPRKIITSPIWSGIESEERRYSPFVINIEEKVPFRTLTGRAQFYQDHPWMRDFGEQLPIYRPPLTITPGNTGSVKREPEREIVLNYLTPHSKWSIHSTYADTLTMLTLFRGGESIWISDADAKKIKAKDNDWLECFNANGVVMAKAVVSPRIPPGKAFMYHAQERLINTPGTGISGKRGGTHNSVTRILVKPTHMIGGYAQLSYGFNYYGPIGSQRDETIIVRKAGKVEWYED from the coding sequence TTGCCCTCTTATCCCCAGTTCAACTGCAATCCGGTTGAACTGGTCAAGGAAGCCATGGCTGCCGGGGCTTCCACCGATGAGGAGATCGTAGATTTTGCCGTGAAAAAAATCAAATCCGGCAACCTGCGGTTTGCCATTGAAGACCCGGATCACCCTGATAATTTTCCGCGCATGCTCTTTTTGTGGCGGGCCAACCTGCTGGGGGCCAGCAGCAAAGGGCATGAATATTTCCTCAAACACCTGCTGGGCACGGACCATGCCGTACTCAATTCAGAAAGTGACCTGCGCCCTGAAAAAATTAAATGGCGGGACCCGGCCCCGGAAGGCAAGCTGGATCTGATGGTCACCCTGGAGCTGCGCATGTCCACCAGTGCCATGTATGCGGACATCGCTTTGCCGGCTGCCGGATGGTATGAAATGCATGACCTGAGCACCACGGACATGCATCCGTTCATCCACCCGTTCAATCCGGCCATTGATCCGCCCTGGGAATCTCGCACCAACTGGGAACAGTTCAAGACCATTGCAGAAAAATTCTCCGAACTGGCATCGGATCATCTGGGCACGGTCAAAGACCTGGTGGCCACCCCTCTGATGCACGACACCCCCGGAGAGATCGCCCAGGACCGGGTGCAGGACTGGCACCACAGCGAATGCGACCCCGTGCCCGGAAAGACCATGCCCGCCCTGACCGTGGTAACCCGGGACTACCCCAATACCTTTAAAAAAATGACATCCCTGGGACCGCTGGCCGCATCCGCCGGTGTAGGCGCCAAAGGCGTTATGTGGCATGCAGATACAGAAACCGAAGCACTGAAAACCGCTCTGGGCAAAGTGACCGAAGGGATCGCCCAGGGACAGCCGGTCATGGAAACAGAAAAACAGGCTGCCGAGACCATTCTGATGCTGGCACCCGAGACCAACGGTGCCACAGCAGTCAAATCCTGGGAAACCCTGGAAAAACGCACCGGCATGAGCTTACGCCATCTGAGCCGGGGACGGCAGGATGAACGGATCTGTTTCGACGATCTCACGGTCCAGCCGCGCAAGATCATCACCTCACCCATCTGGAGCGGCATTGAATCTGAAGAACGGCGTTACTCCCCTTTTGTGATCAACATCGAAGAAAAAGTCCCGTTTCGGACCCTCACCGGCCGGGCCCAGTTCTACCAGGACCATCCCTGGATGCGTGATTTCGGCGAACAACTGCCGATTTACCGCCCGCCCCTGACAATCACTCCGGGTAATACCGGCAGCGTGAAGCGGGAACCTGAACGGGAAATCGTGCTCAACTACCTGACCCCCCACTCCAAATGGTCGATTCACAGCACCTATGCCGATACCCTCACCATGCTGACCCTGTTCCGGGGGGGAGAATCCATCTGGATCAGTGACGCTGACGCAAAAAAAATCAAGGCAAAAGACAATGACTGGCTGGAATGCTTTAACGCCAACGGCGTGGTGATGGCAAAAGCCGTGGTGAGTCCGCGCATCCCGCCGGGCAAGGCGTTCATGTACCATGCCCAGGAGCGGCTGATCAATACGCCGGGCACAGGAATTTCCGGCAAACGGGGCGGTACCCACAACAGCGTGACCCGGATTCTGGTCAAGCCCACCCACATGATCGGCGGTTACGCCCAGTTGAGCTACGGCTTTAATTATTACGGACCCATCGGTTCCCAGCGGGATGAAACCATCATCGTGCGCAAGGCCGGAAAGGTGGAATGGTATGAAGATTAA
- the narH gene encoding nitrate reductase subunit beta: protein MKIKVQYAMVMNLDKCIGCHTCSIPCKNVWTSREGAEYMWFNNVETKPGIGYPGKWENQQIYRGGWTVKGNRLKLAAGGRIHKAMNIFHNPDLPVIDDYYEPWDYDYDRLIKSPPKNHQPTVRSHSCLTGEPMDPAWGPNWEDDLAGLSETGAGDVNFNRLEIDTYLKFKNLFMFWLPRLCEHCLNPACVASCPSGALYKRDEDGIVLVDQERCRGWRYCVSGCPYKKVYFNWKQGRAEKCIFCYPRIEAGLPTLCAHSCVGRIRYVGVLLYDADRILEAAAVPRDKDVYPAHLDILMDPNDPETIQAAKAQGIASNVLSAARRSPVYSLIRQWRLALPLHPEYRTLPMVWYIPPLSPVSRQVADTSEIPAAIDQMRIPVTYLANLLSAGDQEPVRLALGRLAALRHYMRLRRVEKQTDTQVLDPVGLSAQDADQIYQLLALAPLAKRFVIPTAPVDDPAVFTRQGRCGLGEAF, encoded by the coding sequence ATGAAGATTAAAGTGCAATACGCCATGGTGATGAACCTGGACAAGTGTATCGGCTGCCACACCTGCAGCATTCCCTGCAAGAATGTGTGGACCAGCCGGGAAGGTGCCGAATACATGTGGTTCAACAATGTGGAGACCAAACCTGGTATCGGGTATCCCGGAAAATGGGAAAACCAGCAGATTTACCGCGGCGGCTGGACCGTGAAGGGCAACCGGCTGAAGCTTGCGGCCGGCGGGCGGATTCACAAGGCAATGAACATTTTTCATAACCCGGACCTGCCGGTCATTGATGACTACTATGAACCATGGGATTATGATTACGACCGCCTGATCAAAAGCCCCCCAAAAAACCACCAGCCAACGGTCCGCTCCCATTCCTGCCTGACCGGAGAACCCATGGATCCTGCATGGGGCCCCAACTGGGAGGATGATCTGGCCGGCCTGTCGGAAACCGGAGCCGGCGATGTCAACTTCAACCGATTGGAAATCGACACCTACCTAAAGTTCAAGAACCTTTTCATGTTCTGGCTGCCGCGGCTGTGCGAACACTGCCTCAATCCGGCCTGTGTGGCATCCTGTCCATCCGGTGCTTTGTACAAAAGAGACGAAGACGGTATCGTTCTGGTGGACCAGGAGCGCTGCCGGGGCTGGCGCTACTGCGTGTCGGGCTGTCCCTACAAAAAGGTATATTTCAACTGGAAGCAGGGCCGGGCCGAAAAATGCATCTTCTGTTATCCCCGCATCGAGGCCGGCCTGCCCACTTTGTGCGCCCACAGCTGTGTGGGCCGGATCCGGTATGTGGGGGTGCTGCTCTACGATGCCGACCGCATTCTTGAGGCGGCGGCAGTCCCCCGGGACAAGGATGTCTACCCGGCCCACCTGGATATCCTCATGGATCCGAATGATCCTGAAACAATCCAGGCAGCAAAAGCCCAGGGCATTGCATCCAATGTACTGTCTGCGGCACGCCGCTCTCCGGTATATTCCCTGATCCGGCAATGGCGGCTGGCCCTGCCCCTGCATCCCGAATACCGAACCCTGCCCATGGTCTGGTACATACCCCCCCTCAGCCCGGTCAGCCGCCAGGTGGCCGACACCTCTGAAATTCCGGCAGCCATTGACCAGATGCGGATACCGGTTACCTATCTTGCGAACCTGCTGAGTGCGGGAGACCAGGAACCGGTGCGCCTGGCCCTGGGCAGGCTGGCTGCCTTGCGCCATTACATGCGTCTGCGCCGGGTGGAAAAACAAACCGACACACAGGTGCTGGATCCAGTGGGCTTAAGTGCTCAAGATGCGGATCAGATCTATCAACTGCTGGCACTGGCCCCCCTGGCAAAACGGTTCGTGATCCCCACGGCACCCGTGGATGATCCGGCCGTTTTCACCCGCCAGGGCAGATGCGGACTGGGAGAGGCATTTTAA